The sequence below is a genomic window from Montipora capricornis isolate CH-2021 chromosome 14, ASM3666992v2, whole genome shotgun sequence.
caaagaaaatccTTCACAGAATTTAAAGAACTGTCCCGCTCTCCACCTCCTTTCACCCACAAATCTTTCTCAAAAGTTCCATAAGAGCCGATAATACAGACCTTGTGGACCTTTGTACGTGTAGCTACGGTTATGAATAAGCCCAGATGGCCCAATTATGTATTAAGTAAGGTGGTAGAACAGGTGCTCCATTCATAACCTGCATAGCAAAAGCTCCCCTACCAGCTCggaaaagtttcttttccaCATTCTATCTGCGCCAAACATGGAGCGCAAGCAGAAGAAAAACTAAAGGTATTACATGGTTACCGTTGGCTTGAAaccaaaaatatgcattttaagCTTTACTTCTTTCGATACAGCTTCAAGCTCGCTAGCATCATTTGAAGCAAATGCATCAAAGCACTTTTCAACAATGTCCCTATACTCGGCCTGGAGAATTCTACATTTGTCCTTGTGTTGTCTCAGCCTGAGCTCCATTTCATGATCTCGTGAAGTGCTTGTTGTCTCTGGTTCGCTTTTAATTACTTCATCTACAGGGCAATATTCTGCACATGCCCCTAAAAATGTACCAGGACCCTCCTCCCTTGATGTGAAAAATATGAACCCCTCCAATTTCTCGAAAACCATCTGACAATTTCTGCAAGGAGGTTTCATTTCATTATACTGATTATCCCTCACGAAGAATGCTGAAGAGGACCAGCCCTTTTCTTGATCACCTGGAAGTTGCAGATGTTCAGCAAATACCACTGCTCTTTTAAGTCTGTCATTAAACTTGATCACTCTGTTGTACAAACAAATAGGACGCAAAAAATGACTCACTGCCATTGACGATCCAACAAACCACCTGCCGTTTCTTGAAACTATTGCTAAAACCTTTGGtctaaatgtattttttttaaggcTAGAAAAGAATTCTTTGGCCATTTCCAGTACACCTTCTGCATGTTTCTTGCTGCCTCTTTCAGCTCCAGGTTCAGTGCTGCCGTATTGagcaacaataatattaaactGAAAGACACAGAACAGTACttgatcaataattattcatgCATTGTACGCGATCAACTAAGATTGACCAATCAACATAACACGTTTGGAAGGTTTTAAGAAACATAGTCTGCAATACGGAGTATGATCATATAAACTCATCTTAGGGATTAACTTTTCGTTTTTCACTACTTAGTATGCTGAACAACCTACTTTCATTAATTTCATGTGTGTAAGTACATTATTGGTAACCTTTTAAACAACAGTAATGGTTGACCAACATTTCTGCTAACTTTTGATCTAGCACCCTTTCTCATACTGATGGCTGATTGAAAAAAGAACACTGAATTACTGCTTGTATTTaaggaataaattaaaaaccCAAATGCAGAAACACTACCATACTTAGTCTACTAGGTGATTGTTAAACACTCTATGTTACTGTACTGTTTCATTCTCTACCGTCGTGTTTGACATCGCGCTAACACAATCAAAATGCAGATTGTGTTTACTTCACTTGGCAGGCTGCAACGATGTCAAACACGTTGCCAATAATGTGCCATTAGAAGCCATTATTCTCGTTGAATTAACAACTTGACTCCACAAACTCCGATGTTGCTTCACTGCGAAATGAATTCTCAGTTCTTTGGAAactcctaataataataataataataataataataataataataataataataataataataataataataataataataataataataataatgataatatagGCTTTTATCCTAGTCTTAGTGGAATCGTTCTTCCGTCTAGTaagcttttttttatttagttgTGTGCAAAGTTGTACATAGAGATCTGTAAATTGGCTATGGAGAGATTTGTTACGCAGCAGCGCCTTTTCCCGATTCATAAGTAAGGGAAACTTACATAAATTGTCTtcaagtctcaaggttatttggCTGAGAACGAGTGTtatactaattggggagactacaaatcaactgaaactgaatcaaaacaaatcaaatcaaatgttggtttttgaggagaggggaaaaccggagtacccaggggaaaacctctcggagcagagtagagaaccaacaaactcaacccagatTTGGCGTCGAATCCAAgaatcgatcccgggccacattggtggaaaacgagtgctctcaacactgcgccagccctgctcatAAAAATTCCAAACTCAGTTTTCgtatcaatgaacgaaatgatatatgaaattaatcatatactgaactgcggatatgaaatcaagtaaagctatgatcctcgccgtTACGGAGGCAATtcttagcaattgcgtagagaagcctgaaaaattcaggacttcaacggggcttgaacctgtgacctcgcgataccggtgcgacgctctaaccaactgagctatgaagccactgacgttgggagctggtcatttgtgggttctaattttacTCTTCGAGTACTGATCAAATCAGGCCTGGCCAGTCAAGACGTAGTGCAAAGTTTATTGCAGTATCGTTAGATCAGTGTTAGAATACGCGTCTGCCTGTATAGTTAAATGACCTGATGGAATGGGTTCAAAAGGAATAACTCGGAATTTCAAAATATGCTCATCAGCTTTACTTGACGAGCTGGAGCGTTGGGAATTTAAGGGAATTAAAAGATGATTAGAACTTACAGTGAACTACGAATTTCTAACTACGAATTCCACGAATTTGGAGAAAAATCTGAGCGTTGAGGAAGTTTGAATTCTTGAGAATTTCTTGGAATACGAGTGGAAAGGCCACAGACAACAATCAGAAGCTAAGTTTCCTACTATGGATTCACCTGATGCCTGGTAAATTGTTCCAAGAGAATCATACTCTCTTGATTGTCGTTATTACCAAATGTTAATGTACATGTTCATTTACTCGCCGTTTTAAAACTATTTCTCTCTTAACGCGACATAAGTacactgaaatttgcatataCCGTATctaattaaatattttgaatcTAAAATCACGCTGTACATGGCTTAATGAAAAAAGTAGCTTTTACTCTgtggattaccttgtttgataaACTCGTAATAGTTAAAAAGCAAGCAGGCATGGTGGGCGAAAGTCTGCCCCTTCATGGCAGGTTTGAGCGAGAAGATGGATGACAATTCAGACTACACTTacttagtatatactaaaatagtggatagcgttgaacgcgcgcgctgattggctcgtcaaactccgaatatcctgtgctatttacctccgagcaactcgggaaaaaatggcgtcccgatttgcatccgtgacaagtgaagaaaacatccaaattattttttttgtgctgtatattatctcactgttttaatatatactaaaacaactattcacctcactgaggtgaatagttgttaattattgagaatatacatgaaaaaaaatcgagatggttaagcagaagcaacgcacgcgtatcacgcaaaaATTGCACCATAAATTGCGCCAAacagggctcgcatttgattggctatctctgACTTTGTTTGCTCATTGTCCAAAGAGAATCCTTGGTTTATAACTGAATTATTTTTTCCCTGCACTATGTTACCCGAAAACTGATTtcctcttagccaatcaaaatggggTAATTTCTTCATGTATTAATCCTATTAATCCTATTAATGAAGAACTTCCCGCCACTTTCTACTGAGGGCCTCTTCGTAATGACACTGGTTTCAGAGATCTCGCATCATTTATATGAGCCCGGTTGGCCGGGCTTGCCTGGTTTTCGAGATCTCGCATCACCTGTAAATGGCTCagttgccgagatctcggtttttttaaccagcatctcggtaagcgggctggaaaATTTGCCATGTTAACACTTCAGCCCGcttaccgggaggaaaataataaagTGCATTTTCGTTATAGAACGGACCTTACCGAATTTTTACCTCTCTTTTCTTCGACGATCAAGGTCGAATAAATTTCTCTTGATGGTTAACATAAAGTTAGAAGAATTTTGAGGTTGCTTGACCATGCTTGAACATGGTCTTTTCGCATAGGGCCAAGTAGCTCAATCCCACTGAGGAAAAAATCCTAATTTTCCATAAAAGAGCGGTTCGCTTAAAGGAAGTATCCCCGTGAAACTAAGCAATTTTAGAATTCAAGAAGATGGCAGTTTAAAGACAATACTTATGGACAACAGGCTTCAAATTGCTGAAACTAAAGTTTCATTTCCTCCAAAACCAATACCACGGACAAACAACATTGCATCACTATCAGGAGTACACCTTCAGCAACTGATCTCTATAAAAGCCAAAGTCACTCGTATGGGTGCTACTAAAACGGTGACCACAAGCAATGGTGTGAAGCGAAAGGCTGACTGTTATCTCACTGACCCATCAGGAACAATGAAACTTACACTATGGCACTATTTCATTAATGATATCCAGGAAGGCAAGACCTACACATTTCACAACATAAGAGTTATAAAAgaatacaaatctgacaaattgGCTTTGGGAACGACACTGCAAAATTGCACACTGTCTGAGTTAGAAGACTTCGCGGAACCAGTAGCCCAACCTCTTGAACTACCGGATTCTTTCACAACCACGCAAGCAAAGATTGAGATCAAAGGTTTGACAGCGTTTGGAAGATACCTTTCCTGTCTGCAGTGCTGCAAAAAGATTGCTGATGGATCTTTCTCTGCCAAGATCCTCAAGTGTCGTCACTGTGGCCTAACTCAGAAAAAATGTAAAATCCTTGAAAACTGCTATGCTCAATCCAAGGTATCACAGGATGATAACCAGTTTGTTGTAACATTCTTCCATGAAGAAATCAAAAAAATCTTTGAGTAGTTACATGTTCCACACTCTTTGAGTGCAGAAATGGTAACAGAGGCACTTTTAGATTCCCCAATCTTAAATGTAACATATGAGAATgaatcaaaaattgaaaaaaacaactATCTGCCCATATGCAGTGTGTGTCGTCAGCTCTCCATATGTATGTTTGTTTTTGTGATCTTTAATATGATATTAAAGATCtacatttattatataaacaccaatgaaataccaagtgagctttcgcgcgaaaacatgatatcttcacacgtgaaaagatctcTGTTGTTATGGCTACATATacaaatcgcgcctttcgatgcattttgtgaaatgatttagtatttcattgatgtttatataataaacggaatattacatggccgcttggagatacgaaatttctcttctcgtgttgaaaaatatttcactcgtttgtTGCGCCCACTCGTGAAAtattcaacactcgaagagaaatttcgtatcttccCGTGGCCATGAAATATCCTCTAtttgtatatactaaaacagtggatagcgttgaactcgcgcgctgattggctcgtcaaactccgagtatcctgtgctatttacttccgagcaactcgggaaaaaatggcgtcccgatttgcatccatgtgacaagtgaagaaaacatccaaatttattttttgtgctgtatattatctcactgttttagt
It includes:
- the LOC138032920 gene encoding uncharacterized protein isoform X1 — translated: MASAIVEEIVRGAENLQNLKHPESQSKLEKDVTKLCGAENQNLNHPESQSRLEKDVTKLCILLLGLRKSMESQENALHILREQLLDNYSAIYRSLKLHLAFHMGRNRALQHKKLKELHSLLYNDNPQELGKWELVPDIEYAIDPGSIVLEMFNIIVAQYGSTEPGAERGSKKHAEGVLEMAKEFFSSLKKNTFRPKVLAIVSRNGRWFVGSSMAVSHFLRPICLYNRVIKFNDRLKRAVVFAEHLQLPGDQEKGWSSSAFFVRDNQYNEMKPPCRNCQMVFEKLEGFIFFTSREEGPGTFLGACAEYCPVDEVIKSEPETTSTSRDHEMELRLRQHKDKCRILQAEYRDIVEKCFDAFASNDASELEAVSKEVKLKMHIFGFKPTVTM
- the LOC138032920 gene encoding uncharacterized protein isoform X2, translated to MESQENALHILREQLLDNYSAIYRSLKLHLAFHMGRNRALQHKKLKELHSLLYNDNPQELGKWELVPDIEYAIDPGSIVLEMFNIIVAQYGSTEPGAERGSKKHAEGVLEMAKEFFSSLKKNTFRPKVLAIVSRNGRWFVGSSMAVSHFLRPICLYNRVIKFNDRLKRAVVFAEHLQLPGDQEKGWSSSAFFVRDNQYNEMKPPCRNCQMVFEKLEGFIFFTSREEGPGTFLGACAEYCPVDEVIKSEPETTSTSRDHEMELRLRQHKDKCRILQAEYRDIVEKCFDAFASNDASELEAVSKEVKLKMHIFGFKPTVTM